A genomic segment from Anticarsia gemmatalis isolate Benzon Research Colony breed Stoneville strain chromosome 14, ilAntGemm2 primary, whole genome shotgun sequence encodes:
- the LOC142978120 gene encoding uncharacterized protein LOC142978120, giving the protein MSPPFDSFVQFDIWEALDEDSLRLTQTSEFWTQVQYEADRLDLVPPANFSDPLQDSDEDWRIPDTPEEPHKENIVHHDCMWAGSCADSVHPGNTFVPSDPITTPTTPGQSLLRRDMSPSRPETPPSIDGDEPPQFRHSVDVAGTALRLLRDSAVVAADHSYTLARRHLDYLGVQTPSDSCESEEEIDVVSVGNQQPLPTAQSHVRTDSLPRVPSAQERQHITRTVETAITARSPRPVARKRLVPPPSIAAASRRRTRGPGRRGRRSNTDTDSEAESPEIERRSIHNDMERLRRIGLKNLFDELKKQIPATRDKERAPKVVILREAAALCRKLSQEDLEREKLKKKQHQLVTKLKKLRTMLSRYRSY; this is encoded by the exons atgtcgCCACCGTTCGATTCGTTCGTTCAGTTCGACATTTGGGAAGCCTTGGACGAGGATTCCCTGAGGTTAACGCAAACCTCAGAATTCTGGACTCAGGTCCAGTATGAAGCAGACAGATTAGACCTTGTGCCGCCCGCCAATTTCTCCGACCCCCTGCAAGATAGCGATGAGGACTGGAGAATACCGGATACTCCTGAAGAACCACACAAAGAGAACATAGTACACCATGATTGCATGTGGGCAGGCTCTTGTGCCGATTCAGTACATCCCGGCAACACATTTGTTCCGTCTGATCCGATAACAACACCCACTACACCAGGACAGAGTTTGCTTCGAAGAGACATGTCGCCATCCAGACCAGAAACCCCACCATCAATAGACGGCGATGAACCCCCGCAGTTCCGTCACTCTGTAGACGTAGCTGGCACTGCTCTTCGGCTCCTGAGAGACTCTGCTGTGGTTGCAGCTGACCATTCATACACGCTCGCCAGGCGGCACCTGGACTATCTCGGCGTTCAGACACCCTCTGACTCATGTGAATCAG AGGAGGAAATCGATGTAGTCTCTGTTGGCAACCAGCAACCATTGCCGACGGCGCAATCGCACGTCCGCACGGACTCGCTGCCGCGCGTACCATCAGCCCAGGAGCGGCAGCACATAACGAGAACTGTCGAGACTGCGATAACTGCCCGGTCTCCACGACCGGTGGCCAGGAAACGTCTCGTGCCGCCGCCTAGTATAGCGGCCGCCTCGCGCCGGCGGACCCGCGGCCCCGGCCGCCGTGGTCGCCGCTCCAACACTGACACAGACTCTGAGGCCGAGTCGCCTGAGATAGAACGCCGCTCCATACACAACGATATGGAGAGGCTCCGGCGTATCGGCCTTAAGAACCTCTTCGATGAGCTCAAGAAGCAAATTCCTGCTACGAGAGATAAAGAGCGCGCGCCCAAAGTAGTAATACTGAGAGAGGCCGCCGCTCTATGCAGAAAGCTCAGCCAAGAGGACCTCGAGCGCGAGAAGTTAAAGAAGAAGCAACACCAGCTGGTGACGAAGTTGAAAAAGCTCCGCACGATGCTGTCGCGCTACCGCTCGTACTGA